One genomic region from Leptospira montravelensis encodes:
- the flgE gene encoding flagellar hook protein FlgE: MMRSLYSGVSGLKNHQVRMDVIGNNISNVNTHGFKTERVTFQDMISQELQGASEPNERIGGTNPKQVGLGSLIAAIDKIMTQGALQTTGKNTDVAVSGEGFFVVKDGDKQFYTRAGAFNVDKNGFYVNPANGLKVQGWNSRLDDGGNKYINSAGSLEDIMIPLYSKEPARATQNVDFQSNLNASVAAVPSDATEEDIQRYINDPDPRQRRGHVTSINVYDELGNTRQMGVEFYKMRENVWKMRFKLEDASQVSVDVSGTGGENTKVSGNQELEVSFTPDGKIISVSDGVDSQTTGKLKADISFRIPGNPTAQKFSLNLGEAGLVGGITQFSSDFTTKAVKQDGYPMGYMESFSIDNTGTVTGVFSNGVRQPLARIALANFTNPAGLNKEGDTMYSYSLNSGDANIGEAGSQGRGKINAGLLEMSNVDLSDQFTDMIVTQRGFQANSRTIVTSDQMIQEVLGLKR, encoded by the coding sequence ATGATGAGATCACTTTACTCCGGAGTTTCCGGATTGAAAAACCACCAAGTAAGAATGGATGTTATTGGTAACAACATTTCCAACGTGAACACACACGGTTTTAAAACGGAACGAGTTACCTTCCAAGATATGATCTCGCAAGAGTTACAAGGTGCGTCAGAACCAAACGAAAGGATCGGGGGAACAAACCCGAAACAAGTTGGTCTTGGTTCTCTCATCGCTGCTATCGATAAAATTATGACACAAGGTGCTTTGCAAACTACAGGAAAAAATACTGATGTTGCAGTCTCAGGTGAAGGTTTCTTCGTTGTAAAAGACGGCGACAAACAATTTTATACTCGCGCTGGTGCTTTCAACGTAGATAAAAACGGATTTTATGTAAACCCTGCCAACGGCTTAAAAGTACAAGGTTGGAATTCTCGTTTGGATGATGGTGGAAACAAATACATCAACTCCGCAGGATCTTTGGAAGACATCATGATTCCTCTTTATTCCAAAGAACCGGCTCGTGCGACTCAAAACGTAGATTTTCAATCCAACCTCAATGCAAGTGTTGCCGCAGTTCCCTCTGATGCAACAGAAGAAGACATCCAACGTTATATCAATGATCCAGATCCTCGCCAAAGAAGAGGCCATGTAACATCCATTAATGTATATGATGAACTCGGAAACACTCGCCAAATGGGAGTGGAGTTTTACAAAATGAGAGAGAACGTTTGGAAGATGCGTTTCAAATTGGAAGATGCAAGCCAAGTTTCTGTAGACGTCAGTGGAACAGGTGGAGAAAACACAAAAGTTTCTGGAAACCAAGAGCTTGAAGTATCTTTCACACCAGACGGGAAAATCATCTCGGTCTCTGATGGAGTGGATTCCCAAACGACTGGAAAACTCAAAGCAGATATTTCTTTCCGCATTCCTGGAAACCCAACCGCTCAAAAATTCAGTTTGAATTTAGGAGAAGCAGGTCTTGTGGGTGGGATCACTCAGTTCTCTTCTGATTTTACAACGAAAGCTGTGAAACAAGACGGATACCCAATGGGATATATGGAATCTTTTTCCATAGATAACACAGGAACCGTAACGGGAGTATTTTCTAATGGAGTGCGCCAACCACTCGCAAGGATTGCACTTGCCAACTTTACAAACCCAGCCGGTCTCAATAAAGAAGGGGACACAATGTATAGTTACTCTCTCAACTCAGGGGATGCAAACATTGGGGAAGCAGGAAGCCAAGGCCGTGGAAAAATCAATGCGGGACTCCTAGAGATGTCAAACGTGGATCTTTCTGACCAGTTCACTGATATGATTGTGACCCAAAGGGGATTCCAAGCCAACTCCCGAACCATTGTGACTTCTGACCAAATGATCCAGGAAGTTCTAGGTCTCAAACGATAA
- the murD gene encoding UDP-N-acetylmuramoyl-L-alanine--D-glutamate ligase yields MFSQSIPKASDLDKFKKFLILGGGSSGDSSAQLLTSLGKICILADKFPEKANSTLYEEVLSDNQPQEILREVDCIIKSPGILPNHPILEEAKERQIPVLSEIGLGRVFYKGPIIGITGTDGKSTTTALTYHILKSKFPNSKMGGNIGVPFTSFCLEPLDLVVLELSSYQLDDSPNLHITSSAILNLASDHLERHKTMESYAKAKWKIQDLENPNHKLFVNPNFFQYFPPLSQKKDNLHPIGENQKYFLSLEPNLVHTPNFVYDVSLFPLKGKHNLMNLCFAIALSESMGMKKEEIQTTFETFLGLPHRFRKIENSGFQNPYKSIQFINDSKSTNLHSMLSGISGFKKGDGLFLILGGIPKQEPIEPFLARWKELECPIWVYGKAVEVWKPEFEKTGLPVYYFPNLSSLLEDLKNKIDSHLNTNTFDSSMVRKSGNESNSLSVIFSPAGASFDLYKNFEERGNHFESLVTQLFS; encoded by the coding sequence ATGTTTTCACAATCCATTCCTAAGGCTTCTGACCTAGACAAATTCAAAAAATTCCTGATTTTAGGTGGTGGGTCCTCCGGGGACTCCTCTGCCCAATTACTAACTTCCCTAGGAAAAATCTGTATATTAGCCGACAAGTTTCCAGAGAAAGCCAACTCCACTTTGTATGAGGAAGTTTTGTCAGACAATCAACCACAGGAAATTTTAAGAGAGGTTGACTGTATTATCAAAAGTCCAGGAATCCTACCGAACCATCCCATCTTGGAAGAAGCAAAAGAAAGGCAAATTCCCGTTTTAAGTGAAATTGGTTTGGGTAGAGTTTTTTACAAAGGCCCTATCATTGGAATCACAGGCACGGATGGAAAATCAACCACCACTGCCCTCACCTATCATATTTTAAAATCAAAATTTCCCAATTCCAAAATGGGAGGAAATATCGGAGTTCCCTTCACATCTTTTTGTTTAGAACCACTTGATTTAGTTGTATTGGAACTTTCTAGTTACCAACTAGACGACTCACCTAACTTACATATAACGTCTTCTGCCATTTTAAATTTGGCATCCGATCATTTGGAACGACATAAAACAATGGAGTCCTATGCAAAAGCGAAATGGAAAATCCAAGATTTGGAAAACCCAAATCATAAATTATTTGTGAACCCAAATTTTTTTCAGTATTTCCCACCTCTTTCTCAAAAAAAAGACAACTTACATCCGATAGGTGAAAACCAAAAATATTTTCTCAGTTTAGAACCAAATCTTGTGCACACCCCAAATTTTGTTTATGATGTTTCTTTGTTTCCACTAAAAGGAAAACACAACCTTATGAATTTATGTTTTGCCATTGCACTCAGTGAATCAATGGGAATGAAAAAAGAGGAAATCCAAACCACGTTCGAAACTTTTTTGGGCCTGCCACATAGGTTCCGAAAGATAGAAAATTCTGGGTTTCAAAACCCATATAAATCGATTCAGTTTATCAATGATTCAAAATCCACAAACCTTCATTCCATGCTTTCAGGTATTTCTGGATTTAAAAAAGGAGATGGATTGTTTTTGATTTTAGGAGGAATTCCCAAACAAGAACCCATCGAACCATTTTTAGCACGATGGAAAGAATTAGAATGTCCTATCTGGGTTTATGGAAAGGCTGTAGAAGTTTGGAAACCAGAGTTTGAAAAAACAGGATTACCCGTTTATTATTTTCCCAATCTTTCCTCTCTCCTCGAAGATCTGAAAAATAAAATCGATTCGCATCTTAATACAAATACATTCGATTCCTCAATGGTTCGTAAATCAGGAAATGAGTCCAACTCCCTATCGGTGATTTTTTCACCGGCAGGAGCAAGTTTTGATTTGTATAAAAATTTTGAAGAGAGAGGAAACCATTTCGAAAGTTTGGTTACGCAACTCTTTTCGTGA
- a CDS encoding flagellar hook-length control protein FliK translates to MNVKAPNQNVIPFPKVEGKSSQPTGFENHAAAVRESFGEILEREFQVHTEKKQPNSEFKTKTRENEEVSSFSEPSKSDEIKKQELTAVSESSNEKTISKETNLSEEADESEENTEEEDLDRDALEYSIDLVTSYADWDRSLVSANQMTEIVNKEKTVLLSLQKSAEKTTAYSSSPKEGSGFIDEAKKLAMQLFQSEKGTKQNEPTILKPQINLEKDSNLVHFPKSEKKTLENKRGNDKLESLNIKKEPIHSGSVISDLVFAKGKEVKVEGKEIPTEHSVRKNDGKIKPNKQTKNGSENLEVSSEPEKSNQSVNSDKMIRSLGIKDKEFQKQDSKVQTPSEKQKQTEVSFISNIQNSSSSKSGEEGGRSFEERGSKQGFSFSSLESKSTQKTEDIRSAEKTAKPKESNLKQNIDELIKQARFDIVQNGKSSAEIVMNPKEYGRLTLKVTVDGDKVEGRILVESEELQKSLQNEIQTIKENLKESGLDLQALIIDLWDDGSGLTDRREQNELYQTMVGAARFRNTENNLGLEESADLLQDIEESKTLEFFA, encoded by the coding sequence ATGAACGTAAAAGCCCCAAACCAAAACGTAATCCCATTCCCGAAAGTCGAAGGGAAGTCTTCCCAGCCCACCGGTTTCGAAAACCATGCAGCGGCAGTGAGGGAAAGTTTTGGGGAAATTTTGGAACGAGAGTTCCAGGTGCACACAGAAAAAAAACAACCTAATTCTGAATTCAAAACCAAAACACGCGAAAATGAAGAAGTAAGTTCTTTTTCCGAACCATCTAAATCAGATGAAATCAAAAAACAAGAGTTAACTGCTGTATCAGAATCATCCAATGAAAAAACTATTTCTAAAGAGACAAATTTATCGGAAGAAGCGGATGAATCAGAAGAAAATACGGAAGAGGAAGATTTGGACCGTGATGCATTGGAGTATAGCATTGATTTGGTGACTTCTTATGCGGATTGGGACCGGTCTTTGGTTTCAGCAAACCAAATGACGGAAATTGTAAATAAAGAAAAAACTGTCTTACTCTCCTTACAAAAATCTGCTGAAAAAACTACAGCTTATTCCTCTTCCCCTAAAGAAGGATCTGGTTTTATCGATGAAGCAAAAAAATTAGCAATGCAACTTTTCCAATCAGAAAAGGGAACCAAACAGAACGAACCAACTATCCTAAAACCACAAATCAATTTAGAGAAAGATTCTAACTTAGTTCATTTTCCTAAGTCGGAAAAAAAAACCTTAGAAAATAAAAGAGGCAATGATAAATTAGAATCTTTAAATATTAAAAAAGAGCCTATCCATTCTGGTTCGGTAATATCTGATTTAGTCTTTGCCAAAGGCAAAGAAGTAAAAGTGGAAGGAAAAGAAATTCCGACGGAACATTCTGTTCGTAAGAATGACGGAAAAATCAAACCAAACAAACAAACTAAAAACGGATCTGAAAACTTGGAAGTATCATCGGAACCAGAAAAATCAAACCAATCTGTTAATTCAGATAAGATGATTCGTTCGCTCGGTATCAAAGATAAAGAGTTTCAAAAACAAGATTCGAAAGTACAAACTCCTTCTGAAAAACAAAAACAGACAGAGGTTTCTTTTATCTCTAATATTCAAAATTCCTCATCCTCTAAATCGGGAGAAGAGGGTGGTCGTTCTTTTGAAGAGCGTGGATCCAAACAAGGTTTTTCATTTTCCTCTTTAGAATCTAAATCTACGCAAAAAACTGAAGACATTCGTTCTGCGGAAAAAACTGCAAAACCAAAAGAGTCCAACCTCAAACAAAATATCGACGAACTCATCAAACAAGCTCGGTTTGATATTGTTCAAAACGGAAAGTCCAGTGCAGAAATCGTAATGAATCCCAAAGAATACGGTAGGCTTACTTTGAAAGTCACTGTAGATGGGGATAAAGTGGAAGGCCGAATCCTTGTGGAATCGGAAGAACTTCAGAAATCTCTTCAAAACGAAATTCAAACTATTAAAGAAAACTTAAAAGAATCTGGTCTCGACTTACAAGCGCTCATCATTGATTTATGGGATGATGGAAGTGGCCTTACTGATCGAAGAGAACAAAATGAACTCTACCAAACGATGGTAGGTGCGGCCCGGTTTCGCAATACTGAAAACAATTTAGGTTTAGAAGAATCGGCGGACTTACTGCAAGACATAGAAGAATCCAAAACATTGGAATTTTTCGCATAA
- a CDS encoding tetratricopeptide repeat protein: MSRFQKNTLLTFSLLAFVAYAPLYYSIRNAIQKETLPVTYESAETVSFFSLGDFEISGKESDPKTLHLLSELIDFEFQKVTGGVYLGKENSLTLAKKLRSNFVFTGVFEWKEKGIEFIPKLKSLELKSTYTGKSVFLPYEERGKLVSLVYRSLSHLLDETIRLHRLMKRTPEWKFPSEVVFLSESEFVRLSEYDPKLSLEEKNVLLKSLEFPSEYLQFIKIGLSLEKRTEESFKETWRNVGGNLNFSAYTRFYVAKTIADYYFTKQEFSKTIEYANAAKKERELLKSVFHSDYADTLSLLGKALVLDGKKEEAVYYLTSARKLYDTLGLLSDPNSVENSYFYGLLLYDLSQAELASYELSSIRNKYKGIDSLYLDFNLAKVYYDLGRYDAALSLLQDQRKVIMDESYANHDIALYSYNLYAATLYKSGKWSVANSVWEALVSAKSIYGIEEKPYHRFALYNLAVLSKLRNNPEQTETYYKQYVRLSPYGQIVDLPTTDRFEIGKTIYPYTWETLNPNSFTELEEKTIRSYTGRYLFNSQDEEIRARTYENRLEDTNLFLDDLLNAKAFLSKPMSALRKTLFGDLKRFDKGNQIVFFDIGPALNHPEYPGVTSLAVAKHFSGMEVVLWELPGEVDLFLKKVKPELKDRLYAFPNIRILSADGVGEFQTVYSNPNNWILRNRPVPNLKGKTIIIRAANSIDIYEPYTKILPHFQNIGKELKNNPILYFFNRSILLKPAGSEKFILIGNQSIRGFHHNFQSLDRNGEPPYSILPFTVCEEVNL, from the coding sequence TTGTCCCGCTTTCAAAAAAATACCCTACTCACCTTTTCCCTTTTGGCCTTTGTCGCCTATGCTCCGTTATACTATTCGATTCGAAATGCGATCCAAAAAGAAACCTTACCGGTAACTTATGAATCCGCCGAAACAGTTTCCTTTTTTAGTTTAGGCGACTTTGAAATTTCAGGAAAAGAATCTGATCCCAAAACCTTACATCTACTTTCTGAGTTGATTGATTTTGAATTTCAAAAAGTGACTGGGGGAGTGTATCTTGGAAAAGAAAATTCGCTCACACTTGCAAAGAAACTAAGGTCCAATTTTGTTTTTACCGGAGTTTTCGAGTGGAAAGAAAAGGGAATTGAATTCATACCTAAATTAAAATCATTAGAACTTAAATCAACTTACACGGGTAAGTCGGTGTTTCTGCCTTATGAAGAACGTGGGAAATTGGTTTCTCTTGTTTATCGATCACTTTCTCATCTTTTGGATGAAACCATTCGTTTGCATCGTTTGATGAAACGAACACCAGAATGGAAATTTCCTTCCGAAGTGGTATTTCTTTCTGAATCCGAGTTTGTTCGTTTGTCTGAATATGATCCCAAGTTATCTCTGGAAGAAAAAAATGTCCTTTTGAAATCTTTGGAATTTCCATCCGAGTATTTACAGTTCATTAAAATTGGTCTTAGTTTAGAAAAAAGAACAGAAGAATCATTCAAGGAAACTTGGCGGAATGTGGGTGGGAATTTAAATTTCTCAGCCTACACGAGGTTCTATGTTGCAAAAACTATTGCTGATTACTATTTCACAAAACAAGAATTTAGTAAAACCATTGAGTATGCAAACGCCGCAAAAAAAGAAAGAGAACTTCTTAAATCCGTATTTCATAGCGATTATGCAGATACACTTTCTTTACTCGGAAAAGCTTTGGTTCTGGACGGAAAAAAAGAAGAAGCTGTTTACTATTTAACTTCTGCCAGAAAACTTTATGACACTTTGGGTCTTTTGTCTGATCCAAACTCAGTAGAAAATTCATATTTTTATGGACTTCTACTTTATGATCTTTCGCAAGCCGAACTTGCTTCGTATGAACTTTCCTCAATTCGAAATAAATACAAAGGTATTGATTCCCTTTATCTGGATTTTAATTTGGCAAAGGTTTATTATGATTTAGGTAGGTATGATGCTGCCTTGTCATTGTTACAAGACCAAAGAAAAGTGATTATGGATGAAAGTTATGCCAATCATGACATAGCATTGTATTCTTATAATTTATATGCGGCCACTCTTTATAAATCGGGAAAATGGAGTGTTGCAAATTCAGTTTGGGAAGCTCTTGTTTCTGCCAAATCCATCTATGGAATTGAAGAAAAGCCATATCATAGATTTGCGCTTTATAACCTTGCAGTTCTTTCTAAACTTCGAAACAATCCAGAACAAACAGAAACTTATTACAAACAATACGTAAGATTATCTCCTTATGGTCAAATAGTCGATTTACCTACAACGGATCGTTTTGAAATTGGAAAAACTATTTATCCTTATACTTGGGAAACTTTAAATCCCAACTCCTTTACTGAATTAGAAGAAAAAACAATAAGGTCGTATACTGGACGTTATTTGTTTAATAGCCAAGATGAAGAAATTCGTGCAAGGACCTATGAAAATAGATTGGAAGACACTAATTTATTTTTGGATGATTTATTAAATGCAAAGGCGTTTCTTTCTAAACCTATGTCAGCGCTCCGAAAAACTTTGTTTGGTGATCTGAAGCGTTTTGATAAAGGAAATCAAATTGTATTTTTTGATATTGGTCCTGCATTAAACCATCCCGAATATCCTGGAGTTACCTCACTTGCTGTGGCCAAACATTTTTCAGGAATGGAAGTTGTCTTATGGGAGTTACCTGGGGAAGTGGATTTGTTTTTGAAAAAGGTAAAACCGGAATTAAAAGATAGGCTTTATGCTTTTCCAAACATTCGGATTCTTTCTGCGGATGGAGTGGGTGAATTCCAAACAGTTTATTCCAACCCTAACAATTGGATTTTAAGGAACCGTCCAGTTCCCAATTTAAAAGGAAAAACCATCATCATTCGTGCAGCAAACTCGATTGATATCTATGAGCCATATACAAAAATTCTCCCCCATTTCCAAAACATTGGAAAGGAACTGAAAAATAACCCTATCCTTTATTTTTTCAATCGGAGTATTTTATTAAAACCTGCTGGAAGTGAAAAATTTATCCTCATTGGAAATCAATCCATCAGAGGATTTCATCATAACTTTCAAAGTTTAGATCGTAACGGAGAACCGCCGTATTCCATCCTTCCGTTTACTGTTTGTGAGGAAGTAAACCTATGA
- a CDS encoding HD family phosphohydrolase — translation MPVTKSSDSQFIITDDPFFEGKIADYSKKIKAKVLTLAELDQIESDSQGRIAKVLFYISRYELESKHKEIHQFLKDHPTIMSNFIVRAPIDYTGYIALDIEEDLFFTNVPDDAPLVFLVKAFVNAFTSLQMVVDKFELQKRINVSTNEISKLTKIGISLANEKDFTKLLRDILNSAREISNSDSGSLYLVEKDERGNPRNLRFKISALDLNSDEFILPINKKSIAGYVAFTGKQLNIPNVYELSGKEEYKFNSDFDKMSNYYSKSMLVVPMKDHHDEVVGVIQLINRKKNFQTKLTLEEMKSNSILDYDKYSEELVMAVAGQAAVAIQNNNLVHDIETLFEGFVTASVSAIESRDPTTSGHSFRVAQYTVGLAESVNAIQTGRFKDIHFNESQVKEIRYASLLHDFGKVGVREKVLVKAKKLEDYELDLIRWRFQFILKDVEAKLSQKKIEYLKKHGNSGYAEFEKSIQLEYTLEKEKLEEMVRVISESNEPSILEEGNSNFLEEISKMSYHTTDGNQLNLLMPKEFGFLSIRRGSLDFEERREIESHVEHTFQFLSKIPWTRELKMVPAIAHGHHEKLNGSGYPRGLSAVEIPVQAKMMAIADIFDALTDQDRPYKKAVPLERAFDILKMEVRDQHIDGDLLDIFIGSKAYEKISHKR, via the coding sequence ATGCCTGTGACCAAATCTTCGGATTCGCAATTCATCATCACGGACGACCCTTTTTTTGAAGGCAAAATAGCCGATTATTCCAAAAAAATCAAAGCTAAGGTTTTGACCTTAGCCGAGTTAGACCAAATAGAATCAGATTCGCAAGGCAGAATCGCCAAAGTATTATTTTATATCTCTCGGTATGAATTGGAATCGAAACATAAGGAGATCCACCAATTTTTAAAGGATCATCCGACCATTATGTCGAACTTTATTGTTCGAGCTCCCATTGATTACACCGGATACATAGCACTAGACATTGAAGAAGATTTATTTTTTACAAATGTGCCTGATGATGCTCCTCTAGTTTTTTTGGTAAAGGCATTTGTCAATGCGTTCACAAGCCTTCAGATGGTTGTGGATAAATTTGAACTTCAAAAACGAATCAATGTATCTACAAATGAAATTTCCAAACTTACAAAGATTGGAATTAGCCTTGCCAATGAAAAAGATTTTACGAAATTGCTTCGTGATATTTTAAATTCTGCCCGCGAAATTTCTAATTCAGATTCGGGATCTTTATATTTGGTAGAAAAGGATGAAAGGGGAAATCCTAGAAACCTTAGATTTAAAATCTCTGCTCTTGATTTGAATTCTGATGAATTTATTTTACCAATTAATAAAAAGAGTATTGCGGGTTACGTAGCATTTACTGGAAAACAACTAAATATTCCTAACGTTTACGAATTGTCTGGAAAGGAAGAATATAAATTTAACAGTGATTTTGATAAAATGAGTAATTATTATTCAAAATCGATGTTAGTTGTTCCAATGAAGGACCATCATGATGAAGTGGTAGGTGTCATTCAACTCATCAATCGAAAGAAAAATTTTCAAACCAAACTTACTTTAGAGGAAATGAAATCCAATTCCATTTTAGATTACGATAAGTATTCCGAAGAATTGGTGATGGCAGTGGCAGGCCAAGCGGCAGTGGCCATCCAAAATAACAATTTGGTTCATGATATAGAAACCCTATTTGAAGGATTTGTAACTGCTAGTGTTTCTGCGATTGAATCTAGGGATCCAACAACTTCGGGTCATTCGTTTCGAGTGGCACAGTATACAGTGGGTTTAGCAGAGTCTGTCAATGCAATTCAAACGGGAAGATTTAAAGATATACACTTTAATGAATCACAAGTAAAGGAAATTCGTTATGCATCACTCTTACATGATTTTGGAAAAGTAGGAGTTCGGGAAAAGGTTCTTGTCAAAGCCAAAAAACTAGAAGATTACGAATTAGATTTAATTCGATGGCGTTTTCAGTTTATTTTAAAAGATGTAGAAGCAAAACTATCACAAAAGAAAATCGAATATCTAAAAAAACATGGGAACAGTGGTTATGCGGAGTTTGAGAAGTCAATCCAACTCGAATACACTTTGGAAAAAGAAAAATTAGAAGAAATGGTTCGCGTGATTTCGGAATCCAATGAACCTTCCATTTTAGAAGAAGGAAATTCCAACTTTTTAGAAGAGATTTCCAAAATGAGTTATCATACAACTGACGGGAACCAACTAAACTTACTAATGCCAAAAGAATTTGGATTTTTATCCATTCGTCGTGGTTCCTTAGATTTTGAAGAACGTAGAGAAATTGAATCTCATGTGGAACATACATTTCAGTTTCTTTCCAAAATTCCTTGGACAAGAGAATTAAAAATGGTTCCAGCCATTGCGCACGGACATCACGAAAAATTGAATGGTTCCGGTTACCCGCGAGGCCTTTCTGCGGTGGAGATCCCTGTCCAAGCGAAAATGATGGCCATTGCCGATATCTTTGATGCGCTTACCGATCAAGATCGCCCATACAAAAAAGCTGTCCCCTTGGAACGCGCTTTTGACATTCTAAAAATGGAAGTTCGTGACCAACACATTGATGGGGATCTTTTGGATATTTTTATTGGCAGTAAGGCATACGAAAAAATTTCTCATAAACGATGA
- a CDS encoding enoyl-ACP reductase FabI, with protein sequence MNYNLSGRTVIVTGITDSSSLALVIAKECKQLGANLICTGLGKTEFHKNLSEAGLSFLERTYSDFTKTVKEELGDDVITYPLDVTIQANIDAFADFLQTNKIKIHSFLHSIAMDKTIRQGKVKPIMTISREEFMDAMNVSAFSLLALTQSLYQRNLLVEGGSIVALSYLGAEKVVSHPYKNIGVAKSALERLVKEMAMELGKEKQIQVNAIRFSPYRASKAGSAIEGLEQAESSCEELSPLGNAKAKDLAEEVAYLFRPGNRITGEIRHVDGGYHIRG encoded by the coding sequence ATGAACTATAATTTGTCTGGTAGAACTGTAATCGTTACGGGAATTACGGATTCGTCATCGCTTGCTTTAGTGATCGCCAAAGAATGTAAACAGCTAGGTGCCAATTTGATTTGTACGGGTCTTGGAAAAACTGAGTTCCACAAAAATCTTTCAGAAGCTGGACTTTCTTTTTTAGAACGTACATACTCAGATTTCACCAAAACCGTAAAGGAAGAGTTAGGTGATGATGTAATTACTTATCCATTAGATGTGACCATTCAGGCAAATATAGATGCTTTTGCCGATTTTTTACAAACAAATAAAATCAAAATCCATTCCTTTTTACATTCCATTGCAATGGATAAAACCATTCGTCAAGGAAAAGTAAAACCCATTATGACAATCTCCCGTGAGGAGTTTATGGATGCTATGAATGTATCAGCCTTTTCTCTTCTTGCTCTAACCCAAAGTTTGTACCAAAGGAATTTGTTGGTAGAAGGTGGTTCTATTGTTGCTTTGAGTTATTTAGGTGCAGAAAAGGTTGTTTCCCATCCTTACAAAAACATTGGTGTTGCTAAATCGGCATTAGAGCGATTGGTAAAAGAAATGGCAATGGAATTAGGAAAGGAAAAACAAATTCAAGTGAATGCCATTCGATTTTCTCCTTACCGGGCAAGTAAGGCTGGTTCGGCGATTGAAGGATTAGAACAAGCGGAGAGCAGTTGTGAAGAACTGTCTCCTTTGGGAAATGCTAAGGCAAAGGACTTAGCTGAAGAAGTAGCTTATTTATTCCGACCAGGGAACCGGATCACTGGTGAAATACGCCATGTGGATGGCGGTTATCACATTCGCGGCTAA
- a CDS encoding sulfate ABC transporter substrate-binding protein yields the protein MKIDTRNPNLKSTISAILCIFLSVMSFSSLASEGTFLHVSFDPTRELYEEINKAFLKEWKSKKGNDFAIQQSHGGSGKQARAVIDGLDADVVSLALSYDIDSISTKSGLIEANWQKKLPNNSVPYYSTIVFLVRKSNPKKIKDWDDIVKPGVAIITPNPKTSGGARWNYLAAYGFAKRKYKSDEKATEFVKALFKNTSVLDTGARGSTTTFVQRGIGDVLITWENEAKLSLDEEKRSGKNTLEVVYPSESIKAETPVAVVTKTAKEKGNLEKATAYLEFLYTKEGQSIIAKHFFRPTDAAVTKSSAKEFPNIKLFSLSDLGETWESAQKKHFADAGVFDAIYKTP from the coding sequence ATGAAAATAGATACCCGTAATCCGAACCTAAAATCAACAATTTCTGCCATATTGTGCATTTTTTTGAGCGTGATGAGCTTTTCCTCTCTCGCAAGCGAAGGCACTTTCCTCCATGTGTCCTTTGACCCTACAAGAGAATTGTATGAGGAAATTAACAAAGCTTTCTTAAAAGAATGGAAATCCAAAAAAGGAAACGATTTTGCCATCCAACAATCTCACGGCGGATCCGGGAAACAAGCACGTGCAGTAATCGATGGACTGGATGCTGACGTAGTGAGCCTTGCTCTTTCTTATGATATTGATAGTATCTCCACCAAATCAGGGTTAATCGAAGCAAATTGGCAAAAAAAACTCCCAAACAATAGTGTTCCTTACTACTCAACCATAGTTTTTTTAGTCCGTAAATCCAATCCGAAAAAAATCAAAGATTGGGATGATATCGTAAAACCAGGAGTTGCAATCATTACACCTAATCCAAAAACCAGTGGTGGTGCTCGTTGGAATTATTTGGCAGCTTACGGATTTGCAAAACGCAAATACAAATCAGATGAAAAAGCCACTGAGTTTGTCAAAGCACTTTTCAAAAATACATCCGTCCTTGATACAGGGGCCCGCGGGTCCACAACTACGTTTGTCCAAAGAGGAATTGGTGACGTTCTCATCACTTGGGAAAACGAAGCCAAACTTTCTTTAGATGAAGAAAAAAGATCAGGAAAAAACACTTTAGAAGTGGTGTATCCATCTGAATCCATCAAGGCAGAAACTCCAGTTGCTGTTGTTACGAAAACTGCTAAAGAAAAAGGCAATTTGGAAAAAGCTACAGCCTATCTAGAGTTTCTTTATACAAAAGAAGGACAATCGATCATCGCTAAACATTTTTTTAGACCAACAGATGCCGCAGTAACAAAATCTTCTGCAAAAGAATTTCCCAACATTAAATTATTTTCCCTATCCGATTTAGGGGAAACTTGGGAATCTGCTCAGAAAAAACATTTTGCAGATGCAGGTGTCTTTGATGCCATCTACAAAACCCCTTAA